The nucleotide window CGACTCATCGCCGAGGGCCAGAGCCTCATGGAACGCCGCAACACCTTCGAGCTGATGCGCGACGAGGCTGCCGATGCCTTCGAACGGCACACCGGCTCAGCCTGGCGCCCGCGCTCCGGATCCCTGGTGAACCATCGGCACCTCACCGCAGCCCTCATCGACAGCCGCGATTTCCTCGCCGCCCGCAGGCGGGCTGAGACCGAGGTGATGATGCCCACAGGTCCGAAGATCGCCTTTTCCGGCGGCGACACGATGGACCACACGCACATCTGGGCGAAGCTCGATCAGGTCCGCGCGAAGCACCCTGACATGGTGCTGCTGCACGGTGGCTCGCCCAAGGGTGCCGAGAGGATCGCCGCCTGCTGGGCCGATGCCCGTAAGGTGCCGCAGGTCGCGTTCAAGCCCGACTGGACACGGCACGCCAAGGCCGCCCCCTTCAAGCGCAACGACCAGATGCTCTCGGTCATGCCCATCGGGGTCATTATCTTCCCCGGCACGGGCATCCAGGACAACCTCGCCGACAAGGCCCGCAAGCTCGGCATCCCGGTCTATCGGTTCGGGTCAGGCGGCGCATGAGCGCTGCCCCTTTCTCGACCATCGGAATCGAATTTCACGAGCCCTGAACGTTTCTCATGAAAGTGCTGGCTCCATTATCGATTTTCACCGGACTGACGAGCAGGACCTGTACTCATCAGACGTGTAGCTGAACAAAGCCTCCAGAGTCAGCTTATGCAGGGAGACGGCCGCACCTGCCGATCTTCGAGCGACCATCCACCCCCGCTTTTTTTGCGCTGATCCTTGGTCCGGCCGAGGGCCTGACGCCATCAACCCGCAAGGGGTCGGCTACGCACCGCGTGCCGCCGCTCCGCTTCGCCGTCGCGGTGATTGCGGCCATCGGCCGGACCAATCGGGCGCCTGTCAGCGGGGGATGGTCCTCCGCTTCGAGCAGGAGCCGGACCCCATGTCCTCTACCGATGCGCAGGCCTTCGCCCTCAGCCTTGCCAAGACCCTGATGGTCGTCATCGTGATCTTTCGCGCCGGCGACGGCAGCCTCTCGGTCGTGCCGGCCGACGAATTCGACGGCGATGCCTCCCAGATCGTCTGGGAGATTGATCCCTTCGCCAGATAGCGGAGGGAGCGCGGAAGTCCCGAGCATCCCCATTGCAGGGATTCCGGCGGCTTTTTCCCTTGCTATGCTGGTGATCGCGCCGCGGTGGTGGTGGTGGAAGGCGCAACCGTCAGAGCTTTCCTTATGGAGATACCACCATGATTTTCCTCGGCATCCTGCTTGGTCTCGCCGCCATCGCGTTATTCTGCTGGCTGCTGTTTACGCTCGCGGTCTTCGCGCTGCCGTTCTTCGCCGCTGTCAGCGCCGGCACTTGGGCACACCAAACCGGCGCGGGCTGGCTCGGTGCGATCGTCGTTGGCCTGATCGCCGGGGGCATCACGCTCGGCATCGGCCAGGTTCTGTTCGCGGTCGTTCGTCCGATGTGGGCGCGGCTCCTCTTTGCGCTCGCCTTCGTCATCCCGGCCGTCATCGTCGGCTATCACGCCACGCATGGCATCGCGAAGCTCGCCATGCCGTCCGAGACGTGGCAGATTGTCTTCTCGATCATCGGCGCTATTGCCATCGGCGTCACGACGCTGTTGCGGGTCGCGGCCAGCGCGTCCAGTTGGGACCTTGCGCAGATCTGAGCACGCTCCATGTCATTCGGCAGGGCCGGAGCCGAAAGAGCCTTGCCATCCATGCTGTCCGAGGATGCGGATCGGTGGCGCCGTCCGGATTGTGGCAGAGGCCCAAGCGGCGGTCGATCGCGATTACTTGAGACGAGACGACGCCACGTGGTCGGTCGCGGACCAGCGCATGATGGGAGCTATCTTATCTGGTCCTACCCGTCGCGGCGGAAGTGCACGGAGCCGGCCCGGAACGGGGGACGTGAAGCCGAAGAGGATCGGGCCGGTCTTCTGTGAGGTTGCGGAGGCCGCCATCATCCCCGTTCGGCATCCGTCCGTCGACGCGCCAAGTCGAACAGAGCCATTATTCATGGCTCACCCGATACCGCCCGCAAGCCCATAGAGCAGTCCGAGCACTGAACAGCCTGCCAAAATCGTCATCACGCCGAGGTGGAAGCGGAACACGGCGTTGAGCGCGGCAAGGGTGAGGATCAGGGACGCTGGCCGGATCGACGCCAACATCGGCACCTCCAGGCCCAGTCCCAGCGTGTTCAGCGTGATGATCTCGCCGAACAGCACGTGCAACAGGTGACCTCGTCGGCGCCCGCGTTGATCCTGCTCAAGGCGGTCCTTTCATGCGCACCTATGATGAGGCATAGTTCGCCGGTGAGGCGATGAGGCATATGATCAGGCTCAGGTCGGCAGCGGGGTGGGTGAAGGTGCTGCCAGCGATCCTGGTGGCAATGGCCATGCTGTTCGGACCCATCGCGAGCGCCTATTCCGCGCCGTGCCATGACGAGGATTCGGCATACGCAGCTGCGGCGGATCATCCGTACCAGATCGCCTCGCTTGATCCTGCAGATCATCATCCGGACGAGCCGACCCAACCCGCTGAACACGGAAAGTGCTGCAGCGTCTCCTGCAGTGTCTATGTGCCCGTGGCCGACGGCGCGAGCCTGCACGTTCTGGATCTGACCTTTGTTCGAGAGCCCTTTGATCTCGCCAACCAGGCCGCGGACGGCTTGGCGGTCTTGCCCGGCCTCGATCCCCCGCGTTTCCAGAGCTGATACCGGTCTCAACGCATTTCAGGCGTGAGGCGGACGCGCGAAGCAGCGCCCGTTGAGGGCGCCGGCGCGTCGACGTGCCGCAAGATGCCCCCGAAATCAGCGTCGGCCTCGTGCCGATGGCGAAACGAGGACCTTTCCATGTATGGTCGCGACACGCTTGCCGAGCCTATGGCCGGCACGGCTGCGCTTGGACAATCCGGACCGACTGGCACCGGAACCCCGCGGCAAACCCGAAATGCCCAAGGGAGCGCCTTCTCCAGCGATCCCGGAACGTTCGCTCGCGATTTCTTGTCCTATGGCAGGGACGTGGCCGAGCGCTGGATCCTGTTCTGGGACACGCTGCGCCAGCGGGCCGACAACATGCTGGCGCACGAGCGCGCCGGTAAGCCGGCTCTGCTCGACTTCGACTATGAGGTCCTGCTCGATGCCCGCCGGCTCGAGCGTCCGGCAAACTATGCCCTCCTGCGCGTGACCCGCGTGGGGGACGAGTGCCTGGAAGATTGTCTGGACGCGGCCAAGCCGCCCGTGGTGATCCTCGACCCGCGCGCCGGCCACGGCCCCGGCATCGGTGGCTTCAAGCAGGACTCCGAGGTCGGCATCGCCCTGCACCAGGGGCACCCCGTCTATTTCGTCACCTTCTATCCAGAGCCCGCCGCGGGGCAGACGCTCGCCGACGTGCTTCACGTGCTGCGGCGGTTCGTCGAGGAGGTGTCATGGCGACATTCCGGCGCCGCGCCGGTGCTCTATGGAAACTGCCAGGCCGGCTGGGCGGTGACGCTGCTCGCCGCGGACTGCGCGGGGCTGGCCGGACCGGCCGTGCTGAACGGGACCCCTCTGTCCTACTGGGCGGGCGAGACCGGCATCAATCCCATGCGCATCGCGGCCGGCTTCGAGGGCGGGGCGTGGCTGACACACCTCCTCGCCGACCTCGGTGACGGACGTTTCGACGGCGCCTTCCTGGTGCAGAACTTCGAGGGACTGAAGCCCGAGGCCGTGTGGGATAAGTATGCGAACCTTTACACCCACTTGGACACTGAGCGGGAGCGGTTCCTCGCCTTCGAGCGCTGGTGGGGCGGCTATTACTTCCTGAGCCGGGAGGAGATCCTCGCCATCGTGGAGAATTTCTTCGTCGGTAACAGGCTGGAGCAGGGCCGCGTCCAGATCTGCGAAGGGTGCCATGCGGACCTCAGGCGCATCCGAAATCCGCTCGTGATCTTCGCCTCCTATGGCGACAACATCACGCCGCCCCATCAGGCGCTCGGCTGGATACCCGCCGTATACAAGGATACGGACGACCTGAAGGCGGCGGGCCAGCGCATCGTCTATCTCATCAACCGCCATGTGGGTCACCTCGGCATCTTCGTTTCCGCAAAGGTTGCGCGGCTGGAGCATCGGGCCATCCTCGAAAGCCTGCCGCGGATCGAGACGCTCCCGCCCGGCCTCTACGAGATGAAGATCGACAATCCGTCCGGCGATCCCGATTGCCGTGAGGGAGCCTATCAGGTCCGCTTCGAGGCGCGCGAGGTGTCGGACATCCGCTTCGCCCGGCAGGACCCTGCCTTCGAGCGCGTGCGCGACCTGTCGGAGCGCAACGAAGCCTTCTACCGCACGTTCGTCAGCCCCTGGGTACGGGCGCTGACGACGCCCTGGTCGGCGGCGATGCTTGAGACGCTGCACCCCATGCGCACCAGCCGCTACCTGTTGTCGGAAGGCTTTATGCCCTGGATGCGCGGTGTCCGATGGCTCGCGGAGCAGGTCGCCGCCGACCGGCATCCGGCCGCAGCGGACAACCCCTTCAAGGTCGAGGAGGAGCACGTCGTCTCGCGCGTCGCCGAGGGGATCGAGCAGGGCCGGCGCCTGCGGGACGCCCTGTGGGAGCGCCTCTTCGACAGCCTCTATGGCGGCGCAGGCAATGCCCGCCCCGTCGTGCCGGAACACCGGGGCACGATCGATGAAGCACCGCCGCTAGACACACGGACCGGTTTGGATTTCCAGGCGGCCGGCATCAGCCGCGCCGCCACAATAGGAGGGAGCTGACCATGACCACGTTTCGCAATCTGATGCTCGCCGGCGCGCTGCTGCTCGCCACGCCGGGCTTCGCCGATGACGCGCACCATCCGCCGGAGGCCCAGCCTGCTGCGCCCCAGGCTGCCGCGCCGGCGCCGCAGCCGTCTCAGGCCACGCCGACGCCAGGTGGCCCTCAAGGCATGATGGGGCCGGGCATGATGGGGATGATGGGCCAGGGTGGCATGGGCATGATGGGCGGCGGAAACGCAGGGGCCGGCATGGGGATGGGCCAGATGATGGATCCCGGCCGCATCGCAGGGCGCATCGCCTTCCTGAAGGCCGAACTGAAGATCACCGACGCCCAGCAGCCCCTATGGAATGCGTTCGTCGAGGCGCTCAAGGCCAACCGCGCGATGATGGGCGACATGCAGGAGATGATGATGGCCGCGCAGGGCGGCTCGGCGCCGACCCTGCCGCAGCGGATCGACGGTCACGAGCGCATGCTCGTCGCCCGCCTCGAAGCGGTGCGCCGCCTCAAGGCCGCGCTGGGGCCGCTCTACGCGTCGTTTGACGAAGCGCAGAAGCGCACGGCGGACCAGCTCATGATGCCGGGTGGAATGGGCCCCATGTGAGCGTCGAACCTCGCTGGCGGGTCGGCAATCGCGGCCGGCCCGCCTCGTTCAGACGGAGGAGGACCAGATGTCCTTGCATGACGACACCGGCCATATGCCGCCACCGGGCAACGACACCGGCACGCGCGCCCCGCACCGAAGCTTCTGGCGCTCGCCCGGCGGCATCGTCGCCATCAGCTTTCTTCTCGCGGCGGCCTTTCTTTTGTTCTCGGAGCACCGCGCCCATGCGCTGGGGTATCTGCCCTTCCTCCTGCTGCTCGCCTGCCCGCTGATGCACATGTTCATGCATCACGGCCACGGCCATCATGCGGGACACCAGCCAGGCGAACGGCCGCCGGGCCCCGATGGGGGCAACCAATGACCGAGACCTCCGCTTATGGCCTGTGGGGCCTCGTGATCATCAACTCGGCGGTCTTCATCCTGTTTGCGGCAAGCTTCACCCGGCTGCAGACACCGCGGGACTGGCGCACGCTCGGGGCGTTCTCGGCCTTCATCCTTGCCCTGTTCACCGAGATGTACGGCTTTCCGCTGACCATCTATCTCCTGTCGGGATGGCTCGGCCGGCAGTTTCCCGGTGTCGATTTCTGGTCCCACGACGCCGGCCATCTGCTGGAGACCCTGTTCGGATGGCGCGTGAACCCCCATTTCGGGCCGTTCCACATCTTCAGCAATATTCTGATCTTCGGCGGCTTCTGGCTGCTCGTCGCGAGCTGGAACGTGCTTTATGCGGCCCAGCGCGATCACCGCCTCGCGACCGAAGGTCCCTATTCCCGCGTGCGGCATCCCCAGTACGCCGCTTTCGTCGTCATCATGTTCGGCTTCCTGCTGCAATGGCCGACGCTGGTCACGCTCGCCATGTTCCCCATTCTCGTCTCGGTCTATGTGCGGCTCGCACGGCAGGAAGAAGCCGCAGCCCGCACTGAGTTCGGGCCGACGTGGGATGATTATGCCAGCCGCGTCCCCGCCTTTTTCCCCGTATCGGAATTTCATCCGCGACAGCCCCTCGCTCCGGAGACCGCCCTCATGACTGAGCACGACACGCACGCCGGCCACCATCACCACCACGACCATGCAGTTCACCCGCCCGAAGGCGCCGGGATCGCGCCCACGGAAATGGTCAAGGATCCCGTCTGCGGCATGGAGGTGAACCCGGCCACCGCCGGGTTCCGGTCGGACTACGGCGGCAAGAGCTATTTCTTCTGCTCGGCAAAATGCCACGACAAATTCGACGCAAACCCTTCTGCCTATACCGCCGGTGCGGCGGAAACGCCGCCCGCAGCGAAGGGTCAGCCTCAAGGCGTGATCTACACCTGCCCCATGCACCCGCAGATCCGTCAGCTGGGACCGGGCAACTGCCCCATCTGCGGCATGACGCTGGAGCCCGAGGTGGCGACAGGCAAAACCGGTCCCAGCGCCGAGCTCGTGGACATGACGCGCCGCTTCTGGATCGGCCTTGCGCTGGCGCTGCCGGTGCTGGCCCTGGAGATGGGCGGGCACCTCACCAATCTCCACATGCTGCTCGGCGCGCAAGCGTCCAACTGGACCCAGCTCGTGTTGGCAACACCGGTGGTGCTGTGGGCGGGATGGCCGTTCTTCACCCGCGCCTGGCAGTCGCTGGTCACCCGCCGCCTCAACATGTTCACGCTGATCGCCATGGGCACGGGCGTGGCGTGGGCCTACAGCGTGGTGGCGACCTTCGCGCCGCAGATCTTCCCCGCGACCTTCCGCGCCGCCGACGGATCGGTTGCCATCTATTTCGAGGCCGCTGCCGTCATCACAGTGCTGGTCCTGCTCGGCCAGGTGCTGGAGCTGCGCGCCCGCGAGCAGACCGGCGGCGCCATCCGCGCCTTGCTCGACCTCGCCCCCAAGAGCGCCCGGCGCGTGCGTGACGACGGCAGCGACGAGGACGTGGCGCTGGAGGCGGTCGTGGTGGGCGACCGCCTGCGCGTGCGGCCAGGCGAGAAGGTGCCGGTGGATGGCAAGCTGGTCGAGGGCCGCTCCTCGGTGGACGAATCCATGATCACCGGCGAATCCATGCCAGTCACCAAGGACGTCGGCGCGAAGGTCATCGGCGGCACGCTCAACCAGAGCGGCGGCTTCGTCATGCGCGCCGGCAAGGTGGGGCGGGACACCATGCTGGCGCAGATCGTCCACATGGTGGCCGAGGCGCAACGCTCGCGCGCGCCGATCCAGCGCCTCGCCGACGAGGTATCCGGCTGGTTCGTGCCGGTGGTGATCGCCATCGCGGTCCTTGCCTTTGCGGCGTGGGGCATCTTTGGGCCGGAGCCGCGCTTCGCCCACGGGCTGATCGCCGCCGTGGCGGTGCTCATCATCGCCTGCCCCTGTGCGCTCGGGCTGGCGACGCCCATGTCCATCATGGTGGGCGTCGGTCGCGGCGCATCCATGGGCGTGCTCATCAAGAATGCCGAGGCGCTGGAGCGGTTCGAGAAGGTGGACACGCTGGTGGTGGACAAGACCGGCACCCTGACGGAAGGCAAGCCGAAGGTGGTCGCGCTGAAGACGGCCGGCGCCTTGGAAGAGGACGCGCTCCTGCGGCTTGCGGCGACGCTCGAGCGGGCGAGCGAGCACCCGCTCGCGGCGGCCATCGTCGCCGCGGCGGAGGAGCGCGCCCTGCCTCTCGGCGAGGCCCAGGATTTCGACAGCCCGGTGGGCAAGGGCGTGACTGGCACGGTGGACGGCCAAAAGCTCGTCATCGGCAGCCACCGCATCATGGGCGAGGAAGGCGTGGACCTCTCCCCCCTGTCGGCCGAGGCCGAGGCGCTACGCGCCGATGGTGCCACCGTGATCTTCGTTGCAATGGACGGGCGCATCGGCGGCCTCATCGCCATCGCCGACCCGGTCAAGGCGACCACCCCCGTGGCCTTGGCGGCGCTCCGGGCCGCCGGGGTCCGCGTCGTCATGCTCACCGGCGACAATCGGACGACCGCCGAGGCGGTGGCCCGGCGCCTGGGCATCGACGAGGTGGAAGCAGAGGTGCTGCCGGAGAACAAGGCGCAGGTGGTGACGCGGCTGCGCCAGGAAGGGCGGATCGTCGCCATGGCCGGCGACGGCGTGAACGATGCGCCCGCCCTCGCCGCGGCGGACGTCGGCGTCGCCATGGGTACCGGGACGGACGTCGCCATCGAGAGCGCCGGCGTGACGCTGCTGAAGGGCGATCTCCAGGGCATCGCCCGCGCCCGGCAGCTGAGCCACGCCACCATGAGCAACATCCGCCAGAACCTGTTCTTCGCTTTCATCTACAATGCGGCCGGCATACCGGTGGCGGCCGGCGTGCTCTATCCCCTGTTCGGGCTTCTGCTGTCGCCTATCATCGCCGCCGCGGCCATGGCGCTGTCATCGGTCAGCGTCATCGCCAATGCCCTGCGCCTTCGAAGCGCCTCCCTTGGCGGGGGCAAGTAGGCGGTGAGGCCCTCTCCATCGGCCGCTTCCGATCGGGCGAGAGGAAGGTCCCACAAACGCGCCGGCCCCGCCTCTGCAAAAGGATCTCGAGGACGCATCGGGACACCGAACCAGGGTCCGAATGTGGCGCTCGCGCAGAGTCCCTCCTGCATGATAAGCCATCATGCAGGCCAAAAAGCTTACGCGGAGTGCGCGAAAACCATTCATGCTCATGGAGCTATGGAAGGTCAGCTGCAATGTAGGACACTCCGTAACGAAGCCGTCCAGGCGGCGTCCGCTCGCGGACTATCAATCAACGACTGAAGTCGGTGCTCCGAAGCGATTGTATCGCTACTTTGGCAACCGGATCTGCCCTTCTGAACCGGCGGGCACGACACGTCGGCGTAGGAGCAAAAGTTCTGTTGACCTGGGATCAGATCGCCTGCGTCCCTCGATAGCGAGCGAAGACGCGCTGCGGCTCGGGACCGAACAGGATGACCTCGTAGGTTTCGGGCGGCATCCCGGCCACTTCCATGCCGGGCGAGCCCACCGGCATGCCGGGCACCGCGAGGCCCCTCCCCTGTGGTCGCGCGGCGAGAAGGCGCTGGATGGCATCAGCGGGCACATGCCCTTCCAGCACATAGCCGCCCACTTCCGCCGTGTGACAGGAGATGAGCGCCGGCGGCACGCCCAGCCGTGCCTTGAGGGGCGCGAGGTCGGCCGCTTCGACCACCTCCACCGGGAAGCCGGCGGCCTTCACGTGCGCCACCCAGCCACCACAGCAACCGCAGTTCGGGTCGCGAGTCACGGTCATGCGGGGCAGGCCCTCCACCGCCCCTGCCGATGGCAGCAGCAGGGCAGCACCGGCCTGTGCGGCGCCGGCCAGGAAGGCACGACGGGTCGCGAACGGTCCGATCCTCATGATGCTTCTCCTTTCGTCCCGGCGTCCCTCACCGAAAGAACACGTATTTCACCAGCGCCGCGAGCACGAGCGCGAGCACCACCAGGCCCACCAGCCCGACGAGGCCCATCCCCCACCCCATGCCGTTCATCATGCCGTTCATCATGGAAACCTCCCGTCATTCGGCCGCCTCGAGGCCCGCCGGCGTCCGCCCGGTCGCCGCCACGTCGGCGACGGTTCTTCCGCCCAGCCGTCGGCCCTTGATGAGGGCATAGACGGCCGGGATCACCACCAGCGTCAGCACGGTGGAGGAGACCATGCCTCCGATCATGGGCACGGCGATGCGCTGCATCACCTCGGAGCCGGTGCCCGTGCTCCACAGGATGGGCAGAAGCCCGGCCATGATGGCGACCACCGTCATCATCTTCGGCCGCACCCGCTCCACGGCCCCCAGCATGATGGCTCGGTTAAGATCGGAGCGCGTGAAGGGCCGGCCTTCCGCCGCCCGCTCGGCCTTCAGCTCGCGCATGGCCTGATCGAGATAGATCAGCATGACGACTCCGGTCTCGGCGGCAACGCCGGCGAGCGCGATGAAGCCCACCGCCACCGAGAAGTTGAAGTTGAGCCACCACATGAGCCAGATGCCGCCGACCAGCGCGAAGGGCAGCGACAGCATGACGATCAGGGTCTCGGTGAGCGCCCGGAAGTTGAGATAGAGCAGGAGGAAGATGACCAGCAGCGTCACCGGCACGACGATCCTGAGCCGGGCCGCGGCGCGCTCGAGATATTCGAACTGGCCGCTCCAGGAGACATAGGTGCCAGGCGGCAGCTTCACCTCCCGCGCCACCGCCTTGCGTGCCTCGGCGACATAGCCGCCGAGATCGCGGCCGGCAATGTCCACGAAGACATAGACCGCCAGCTGCCCGTTCTCGGTGCGGATCGACGTGGCGCCGCGGTTGAGCTCCACCTTCGCCACCGCGGCGAGGGGCACCGTCCCGCCGTCCGGCAAAGGCACCTGCACGTCGCGGGCGATGGCCTGCGGATCGCTGCGGAAGTCGCGCGGATAGCGCACCGCGACGCCGTAGCGCTCGCGTCCCTCCACGGTGGTCGTCACCGTCTCGGCCCCGAGCGCGGTGGCAATCACGGCCTGCACGTCGCCGACCAGGAGGCCGTAGCGGCCGAGTGTCTCGCGGTCCGGCACGATGTCGAGATAATAGCCGCCGATGACCCGCTCCGCGTAGGCGCTGGAGGTGCCGGGCACGGCCCGCAGCACCTGCTCGATGGCGCGGGCGGCCTCCTCCATCCGGGCAAGGTCGGTGCCGAACACCTTCACGCCCACCGGCGTGCGGATGCCGGTGGCGAGCATGTCGATGCGGGCACGGATGGGCATGGTCCAGGCGTTGGAGACGCCCGGGAACTGCAAGGCCCGGTCCATCTCCGCCTTCAGGCTGTCGAGGGTGACGGTGGGGCGCCATTGATCCTTCGGCTTCAGGTTGATGATGGTCTCGAACATTTCCATGGGCGCCGGGTCCGTGGCCGTCTGCGCCCGCCCCGCCTTGCCATAGACCGAGGCCACCTCCGGAAACGACCTTATGATCCGGTCCTGCATCTGCAGCAGCTCGGCGGCCTTGGTGACGGACAGGCCCGGCAAGGTGGTGGGCATGTACATCAGCGTTCCCTCGTCGAGGCTCGGCATGAATTCGGAGCCGATCTGGCGGGCGGGCCAGAGCGTCACGCCGAGCACGACGACCGCGAGGAGGATGGTGAGCGTCTTCGCCTTCAGCACGCCCCGGATGACGGGACGATAGACGAAGATCAGGGCGCGGTTGATGGGGTTCCTGTGTTCCGGGACGATCCGCCCACGCACGAACACCACCATCAGGGCCGGCACCAGCGTGACCGAGAGCAGCGCCGCCGCCGCCATGGCGAAGGTCTTGGTGAAGGCGAGCGGGCCGAACAGCCGGCCTTCCTGCGCCTCCAGGGTGAAGATGGGCAGGAAGGAGACGGTGATGACCAGCAGGCTGAAGAACAGCGCCGGCCCCACCTCGCTCGCCGCCGCGATCAGGATCTCGACCCGTGGCCTGTCCTTCGGCGCGCGCTCCAGATGCTTATGGGCGTTCTCGATCATCACGATGGCGGCGTCGATCATGGCGCCCACCGCGATGGCAATGCCCCCGAGGCTCATGATGTTGGAGCCGAGGCCGATGGCCTTCATGGCGGCGAACGCCATGAGGATGCCCACCGGCAGCATGAGGATGGCCACCAGCGCGCTGCGCAGATGCAGCAGGAACACGATGCAGACGAGGGCGACGATGAGGCTCTCCTCGACCAGCGTGCCCTTCAGCGTCTCGATCGCCCGCTCGATCAGCCCGGACCGGTCGTAGACCGGCACGATCTCCGCGCCCTTCGGCAGGCTTGGGGCGATCTCCGCGAGCCGCGCCTTGACGTTCTCGATGACGGCGAGGGCATTGGCACCGAAGCGCTGGAGCACGATGCCGCTTGCCACCTCGCCCTCGCCGTCGAGCTCGGTGATGCCGCGCCGCTCGTCGGGGCCGATCTCCACGCGCGCCACGTCCTTCACCCGCAAAGGCACGCCGCGGTCGGTCTTCAGCACCACGTTCTCGATGTCGGCGACGCCCCTGAGATAGCCCCGCCCGCGCACCATGAACTCGAACTCGGACAATTCGACCGTGCGCCCGCCCACATCCGCATTGCTCGCCGCCACCGCGGAGCGCACCCGCTCCAGCGGAATGCCCAGCGCCCGCAGCCGGTTCGGGTCCACCACGATCTGGTACTGCTTCACGAAGCCGCCGACGCTCGCCACCTCGGCCACGCCCTCCGCCTTCGCGGCGGCGAAGCGGATCACCCAATCCTGGAGCGAACGCAGCTCGGCCAGCGTCATCTGCTTGGCCACCACGGCATATTGATAGACCCAGCCGA belongs to Xanthobacter autotrophicus Py2 and includes:
- a CDS encoding heavy metal efflux pump, CzcA family (TIGRFAM: heavy metal efflux pump, CzcA family~PFAM: acriflavin resistance protein~KEGG: nwi:Nwi_3131 heavy metal efflux pump CzcA) — translated: MIARLIAWSARNLVLVLVGTAFAVAAGLYALRTLPLDALPDLSDVQVIVYTDYPGQAPQVVEDQVTYPLATAMLTVPKSKVVRGFSFFGASFVYVIFEDGTDPYWARSRVLEYLNAAARRLPTGVTPSLGPDATGVGWVYQYAVVAKQMTLAELRSLQDWVIRFAAAKAEGVAEVASVGGFVKQYQIVVDPNRLRALGIPLERVRSAVAASNADVGGRTVELSEFEFMVRGRGYLRGVADIENVVLKTDRGVPLRVKDVARVEIGPDERRGITELDGEGEVASGIVLQRFGANALAVIENVKARLAEIAPSLPKGAEIVPVYDRSGLIERAIETLKGTLVEESLIVALVCIVFLLHLRSALVAILMLPVGILMAFAAMKAIGLGSNIMSLGGIAIAVGAMIDAAIVMIENAHKHLERAPKDRPRVEILIAAASEVGPALFFSLLVITVSFLPIFTLEAQEGRLFGPLAFTKTFAMAAAALLSVTLVPALMVVFVRGRIVPEHRNPINRALIFVYRPVIRGVLKAKTLTILLAVVVLGVTLWPARQIGSEFMPSLDEGTLMYMPTTLPGLSVTKAAELLQMQDRIIRSFPEVASVYGKAGRAQTATDPAPMEMFETIINLKPKDQWRPTVTLDSLKAEMDRALQFPGVSNAWTMPIRARIDMLATGIRTPVGVKVFGTDLARMEEAARAIEQVLRAVPGTSSAYAERVIGGYYLDIVPDRETLGRYGLLVGDVQAVIATALGAETVTTTVEGRERYGVAVRYPRDFRSDPQAIARDVQVPLPDGGTVPLAAVAKVELNRGATSIRTENGQLAVYVFVDIAGRDLGGYVAEARKAVAREVKLPPGTYVSWSGQFEYLERAAARLRIVVPVTLLVIFLLLYLNFRALTETLIVMLSLPFALVGGIWLMWWLNFNFSVAVGFIALAGVAAETGVVMLIYLDQAMRELKAERAAEGRPFTRSDLNRAIMLGAVERVRPKMMTVVAIMAGLLPILWSTGTGSEVMQRIAVPMIGGMVSSTVLTLVVIPAVYALIKGRRLGGRTVADVAATGRTPAGLEAAE
- a CDS encoding heavy metal translocating P-type ATPase (TIGRFAM: ATPase, P-type (transporting), HAD superfamily, subfamily IC; copper-translocating P-type ATPase; heavy metal translocating P-type ATPase~PFAM: Haloacid dehalogenase domain protein hydrolase; YHS domain protein; Isoprenylcysteine carboxyl methyltransferase; E1-E2 ATPase-associated domain protein~SMART: TRASH domain protein~KEGG: rle:RL1892 putative cation transporting P-type ATPase), with product MTETSAYGLWGLVIINSAVFILFAASFTRLQTPRDWRTLGAFSAFILALFTEMYGFPLTIYLLSGWLGRQFPGVDFWSHDAGHLLETLFGWRVNPHFGPFHIFSNILIFGGFWLLVASWNVLYAAQRDHRLATEGPYSRVRHPQYAAFVVIMFGFLLQWPTLVTLAMFPILVSVYVRLARQEEAAARTEFGPTWDDYASRVPAFFPVSEFHPRQPLAPETALMTEHDTHAGHHHHHDHAVHPPEGAGIAPTEMVKDPVCGMEVNPATAGFRSDYGGKSYFFCSAKCHDKFDANPSAYTAGAAETPPAAKGQPQGVIYTCPMHPQIRQLGPGNCPICGMTLEPEVATGKTGPSAELVDMTRRFWIGLALALPVLALEMGGHLTNLHMLLGAQASNWTQLVLATPVVLWAGWPFFTRAWQSLVTRRLNMFTLIAMGTGVAWAYSVVATFAPQIFPATFRAADGSVAIYFEAAAVITVLVLLGQVLELRAREQTGGAIRALLDLAPKSARRVRDDGSDEDVALEAVVVGDRLRVRPGEKVPVDGKLVEGRSSVDESMITGESMPVTKDVGAKVIGGTLNQSGGFVMRAGKVGRDTMLAQIVHMVAEAQRSRAPIQRLADEVSGWFVPVVIAIAVLAFAAWGIFGPEPRFAHGLIAAVAVLIIACPCALGLATPMSIMVGVGRGASMGVLIKNAEALERFEKVDTLVVDKTGTLTEGKPKVVALKTAGALEEDALLRLAATLERASEHPLAAAIVAAAEERALPLGEAQDFDSPVGKGVTGTVDGQKLVIGSHRIMGEEGVDLSPLSAEAEALRADGATVIFVAMDGRIGGLIAIADPVKATTPVALAALRAAGVRVVMLTGDNRTTAEAVARRLGIDEVEAEVLPENKAQVVTRLRQEGRIVAMAGDGVNDAPALAAADVGVAMGTGTDVAIESAGVTLLKGDLQGIARARQLSHATMSNIRQNLFFAFIYNAAGIPVAAGVLYPLFGLLLSPIIAAAAMALSSVSVIANALRLRSASLGGGK
- a CDS encoding protein of unknown function DUF411 (PFAM: protein of unknown function DUF411~KEGG: nwi:Nwi_3132 protein of unknown function DUF411), with the translated sequence MRIGPFATRRAFLAGAAQAGAALLLPSAGAVEGLPRMTVTRDPNCGCCGGWVAHVKAAGFPVEVVEAADLAPLKARLGVPPALISCHTAEVGGYVLEGHVPADAIQRLLAARPQGRGLAVPGMPVGSPGMEVAGMPPETYEVILFGPEPQRVFARYRGTQAI